TGATCAGAATGGCGGGGATTCTGTTAAAGGTTAAGCCAGATAATTATGACCCCCTGCTTCAACCTGCTGACTCCCTCTGTCTGCCCAACAAACAGCACAATACATAAACCGCTGAGCTCCTCGGCGGTGGCCTTGGTGAGCACTTTGTCGTCCTTGCTTGGAAGAACACCGCTGTCACAAAAatggtgctgtttttttctagtttttcttCATTGTACCTTATTTGGGCCTTCTTGTCCAACTACCTGAGCGGAACGCCAGAGTTGCGAGCTCTGAAGTGTTTCCTGGAAATGTCtgaagcacagaaaacaaaaagcatggCCACCTTTTTAAATTTCATATCACTTATGCTCAGTTCAGATAATCTACTTGCCTCTAGGGGTCAAGGGTAGTCATGTATCTTTGTATAGAACAATGATTTTGACAGTCtctgtgcaaatgtgcatgGCTGCTGTTTGGTTTGGAGTACCTGTTCACATTTAAATATGATATGTGGAATGGCTATTTTGTCTAATGATGTTTCTAGCACAATTAGAAGTGtagttttttctttcaaagtCACAGTGTTCTGCATTACAaggaatttatttttcttctgcaaaatctaaaaaatataatattgtATACTAGATTCTCAGGTTAATGGAGACAATATATTACAAAGGTTTTAAAAGCTTCCTTGCCATCATCTGGCTCACTACCTGTAGtgattaatacacatttatgGTCACAGTCTTGTACTAACATAACACCTAAAGCACTAAGCACTGTATAGGCTGTACATTTTCACTAAACACAACAACTCATGCGTTACATTTCAAGTTCATATGGGTTTTTTGTATCTTGTGCCAAATTTCAGTgccattttctatttttatttcattgttgcCTTCATGATCATATGTTCATTCAAGTCACAGCTGAAGGTTTGCAAtacaaaaatgttattttctacCTGAAAATTGTACAATCGATGAAAATAGCTGTTCCTTGTATCTGGTACAGTATTTTATTGTAAGTGTTTAGCGTTATATCGATGTtactacagtatatatgtgtttttgttacacACATTTCCATATCTGTATTGTCCAGAAGAGAAATACTCAATACTGAATTTGTTCAGGGGTATGTGCAATTACAGATCCATAGAGGCATTATTCAATAGAATGACAAATTACAATATCAGAGTTGCTTATTAAACAATGTTGAACGGTCGTGATTGTTTGTGAAGTCATTATTCATTAGCTGAAGGGGTCATGCAGGGTGGAAAACTGTGTATACACACACCAGCACTGAAGGTCAAACTGACCACACACTCTCCTGACACCGCTCCTCAGGCCAATGTTCCAACAGTTCGGGTACAGCTGTTGTGGATGGGGACGTGAGCATGTGCCCCTCAGTGATTGGCTGGCGGTGCAATGATGTAAAACTGCCCTGTACTTGTCCTTCACCCTGATAGTTAAGAGACGGTATAATCAGGGATAAATGAAAAAggttgaggttttgttttgatttttttaaataaataatgctttgttttataGATGGGACACAGGTTGTCTAAATTTAAGTGAAAGCAAGTAACAAAAAGAGTGCAGTGAAATAACTGCAGAAAACCTGCCACTAGTCTTCCTGGATTTATTTGAGTGTAGCATGTAATGCACCTCTCCTCTCGCagctaaataaaagcagagtgaCAAAGGGTCAGGAAAAATAACCCCAGTGTGATACGGTCTGAGTGAAGTGAAGCTTATACAAAGAGACACATGCTGTGTCGAAGCTCCGTGACAAGTAaagcaggagatgcagctgagAGAGTGACTCCGGGCAGAAGACATGACTCACTGATTGCATGGACACTTAACCACCaatacaaagaaacacatgGGAGTGGACTTAGtgcagaaaatatatttataacATGTACAAAGACAGCATACATGAAACATTTTAGATTATAATATACAGTCGACAACAGTTTAATGTTAGCGTAGAATATatcacacagtgtttttttttttttttacagtgcagtacaATAATGCttgttttaatgctgcattttcaggCCCAGGGCTGCTTTGCCATGGAACTCCCCCGTCCAAACCAGTCCCTGTGTGTTAGTGAACGCACCTTCCCCTTCCAACCTACAACACACCAGTTAAGACATAAAAAAGCTTAACATTTGATATAATTGTAAGgccataataataaaataaaaacttggGTCTGAATATTTCCCCTAGACTAATCAATGGTTTAGTGCTCTGAACCACTGAACCATGTTTTACTTGGAAATGTAAAACATGAGCCGTGCTGCTTTATTCTGGTAATAAAAGAGGGCTAACCTGAACCACTGCACATTAATTAGACCGCAGTCCAACAGTTTGATTATTTGGAAGCTCATAAAGGACACGTCCTCTTTTAGGGAACATTAAAGGAATGGCACAGCAAGTGCCAAAAATGGCCTGCTTTTTACCTGTTCTCATGAAAGTGACCTTTGTAAGTAGAGCAGTCTGGGAAGGTGTATGTTCCTGCGCCGTGGTACATGTTGTCTTTGAATTCTCCTTCATATAGTGCTCCAGAGGGATGCTGCAGGGTCCCTCTGCCATGCATCTGTGAGGGACAGAGCACACACATGAGGAACCACGGAGGAAATATCACCTTACAGACATCAGAGGAAGtgaggtacacacacagaaaatacataCCTTGTCTTCAAGCCACTCTCCAGTATATATGACACCACCTGCTGAGGTGTGTTTACCAGCCCCACTCCTCATCATCACCCCTGAGGCACACCTGCTGCACTCCCCCTCTGTGGAGGACAGAAGTTGACACAGACCTATGGAACTGTAATGTAAATATGTGAAGCTGTATCATCAGTTATCGCTCACCATATCTGTCCCCATTTGGGAAAATGTAGGACACCTTTATAGGCCCTTCCcctgcaaacaaataaacatatttaccTCAAGCATCTAAGTTGTCAGATGGATATACACAGTTTGCAGGTGTGACACTTACTCACCTTGAGGCGTTAAATCATCCCTTTCCTTGTTGTCTAAAAGtgaaaatcatgaaaatcagacagcagataaaaaacagaggaggttgtgtgtgtatgtgtgtgctgagtgTTAAAATCTTCACAATCACACTCTACCAGACATCCGTGACAGCTTCCCCCAGCCGGCAGATGGCTGTCAGAACCGACAGGAAACGCTGCGTGCCGGCCAATTAATGGAACGTGAAAAGTCAAACAGCTGAATAGAAAAGTTGTGAAGATGACAAAAGCAAACTTCATGCCATATTTGTTCGCTAAAACACCCTAAAAATAAGCAATCCTGACTACTCTAAGATAAACAGTCTGCGTTGTCCTGCTCGACGCAAACTGcagttaccatggttacaggTTTGGTGCAGACCCAGCtttcagaaaagtgttttttttttttttttggcttacAGTTTTTAGAAAAATGTAGTTTAGCGCAACATATTCACGCCAACAACCTGCAGATATTacttaaaaaatacatttacacagTATTATAGTTACATTTCCCAGCTCAAACGTTACCGGACACCGGAAAAGAAACTTTGAACTCTGTGTTTCGACCAATGAAAGAGACGCAGGCTGCCGGTGGTCGGAACAGCTGTCTGAGGTTTGTGAACACTTGTTATGAAAGTTAAGTTTTTCGAGTACTTTTAAATTTCAACGCTTGagatatattttcatattttttgacACTCTCAAGCATTTAAACCTCTCGACTTGACATGGGAGAAAGCTTCCCTCAGCTAGCTTGTTAAACAAGAGTTGAGgagttagcttgctagctgttagcttgctagctagccGAAGGCTGGTGTAGCCACTTTCCTAACTGACGTGCCAGACTGCGTGACACAATGCCACGTTATTTATCTGATACGAGCTACATCCTGGACTTTTATAACTCGCTAACTAAACACATTGTCGGCCAGCCATGCGTGGAGTGAAGTGGGCATCGCCCTCGTTGGGTTGTTAGTCTGCATGCCCGGTTTGATTGCATAATTGTAGCCACCAGCGCTGTGTGTCAGCCACCATCTCATTGCTCGCACTTGAACTGGAGTGCCACAACAAGCCACCCCACAGCTATGTGCGACTCTGTGCGCTGCAGTGGATGTACAGGAGCTGCCTGCTCTGCTCAGGTCCGCACCGAGCAGCTCTCTCTGGTGCATCCAGGATTACTGGGTACTCTCAGGGCTCAGGAGATTTATTCAAGCTATGTATTTTATGTCTCTCTTTACAGAGTGTTTGTTGCAATGAAAGGACACTGATTGAAGGTGAGTGTACTTTGGTGTGACTATAGTGTGTTTCAGGCATTACACAATGTGTTAATTTGAAGCAAGGctgcttaaaaatgtattaCCTGTGATGTAAAACTGTTTTATCAGGGACATGAATGCAAGGAGAAGGGGTGGGAAgccaaacagaggaggagggagatttAACAAGCCCAAAGGAGCTGGTGgtagaggtggtggaggtggcggTGGAAGTAAGAAAGCAGGAGCTGGTCGTTGGGATGACGATGACGATTTCAGCCTTGATTTTGGACCACCTCATTCCAGCAGGTATATATTTATAGTGAAGGAATTATCAGATGTAAACTTTGCCACTGTGTGctcatttcctgctgcttttcctcttccaCCCTGTTCCCTTCTGTTTACTTGGCTTTGCATCCAGACCTGGCAAAGGACGAGGCGGCGGCCGTGGAGGTGGCAGGGATGGAGGTCGAGGAAGGGGAGGAGTTAGAGATCGAGACAGGGACGGCAGAGGCAATGGGAGAAGCAGCGCTAAGGCTCTCCCAAGGTCCCTGGCGAGGACCAGTGCGTGCCCAAAATCAGGTGACGGCATCAGGCCGGAGGTGAGCACCATGCCCTTGCAGAGGATATTCATGACTAATGAGAACCAAGAACAACTCAAGGAGCTGCTGCGGGATCTGCAGTCCCAGGATTTTGATGAGCCATATGAGTAAGCACGCTCTACTAAGAGACTAATTGGTGATGTTTTTCCACTTCAAATCTATGTGAACTCATAtcatcctctctgcctcagtgaATCTGGCTCAGATTATTCGGGGGGAGAAGAGAATGAGGAGGAAGTAGATGAGTTGGACCACCGTGAGGAAGGACAGTTTTGGAACACTAATGACGAGCCcgtggagagagcagagagcccAGACTATGAACCATATGAGTCTGATGATGAACGGCCCACCCCTGAACCCATCATCTCCTTATTTGCTATAGGAAAACTCTGCAGGTGattaaattgtttatttctttatatgAAGATTTTGGAGTTTGATGTAAAGTCAGCTTGGTGAATATTTAGCTTGTCTCCTAaccatttgttttctcatcttttctctgtgtaGGTATGGGTTTGACAGGGAGCGTAGCAAGCAGGCATTGGAAACTGGTGGAGGGGAATTTGGGGCCACTTTGGAACAGCTCCTCCACCAGGTTTTCAGCGAGCGATATGGCCAGAAAGCAGTGACCCCTGATGGCCTTGAAGGGGTGCCAATGGATGAGTGTTTAagccagagggaggaggaagctCTGGCTCTAGCTGCCATTTACGGCGAGCGCTTCAGTGAGCGCATTGCAAATGCAGTCTGGACAGTAACCCTTGACCTTTCATTCCTCTCAGACAATGCTGCCAGAAATGGTGGGCAAGTCAGGAGTcgaggtggtggaggagctgtTAACATCCGCGATGTCTGCCGATACTACCTGAAAGGGCAAGGCTGCCGGTTTGGGGACAAATGCAAGTTCAAGCACCAGCTCCCCACTAAAGGCAGATCCGGGGCTGGTTCCCCAGACCTGACAGGCCCGAGCCAACCTGGCATCAGCAGCTATTCTCCTCCTGAGTATGAACTAGAGATCCGCTTCCCCAAAGGAAACCGTTACCCATTTCAGGCACCAATAGTCgccttcagcaccacagacaacTCTGTCGGGGCTGCAGGGAGGCTCAGCATGACTGAAAGGTTGTTTGGAGAAGCGCTGGCTGCAGCAAAGAGCAATGAGCCTGTTGTTTACACTCTGATCACCTTATGTGAGGATGAAACTACCATGAACGAGCTGCTGGCGGTCAGTCATCACAAATACAGCACGCCGCCGCCTGTTGTGGTGATTCCTCCACCCTCTTCCATAGCAAAGAGCAAGAGTGTGAGGAGCAATGCCTCTGAGGAAAGCAGGAGTAGTAGCACCAGTAGCAGTAATCATACCACCAGCAGAAGGACCGCTCCACCTAACAACCAGAAATTCATAGATTGTGAGTCAACAAGATTATTTATTGTATAGTATTTACTTTCCCTGTTTTCACTAAAGCTGAgcactgtgtttatgtgtgtatggtTGAAATTTCATCACCCCTGTCTTAAAAGTGAAAGAGacggcagaggcagaggagctggatgAGAAGGATGAGGAAGATGTGGGCGAAGCCGTTCCAGTTGAGAGTGAGAGTTATGTCAATCTGAGGAAGAAGATGGTGAATAAGCACAACCTCAAGATAGCCAACCTGCTGCAAGAAAATGGCAAGCTCTGCCGAGAGTTTCAGAAGAAGCAGGTAAAAGAAGACTAGAAAATTGACTAAAAGTGACAACTTGTCATTACATTTGATCTTGCTCTACATCCCCTCCAACatcatgtatgtatttttaatgcagcaCTGTTCTTTCATCCTTCTGTTTACCCAGTCATCCAGGCGTTACGGGTCCATGTTGGGGCAAAGGAGGAAACTGCCGGCTtggcaggaaaaagaaaacatcctcGACCTGTTAGACCGTTGCCAGGTGCTGGTGGTCAGCGGGATGACTGGGTGGGTCACACAGGACAGCATTAAGTGTTTGTATTCTCAAAGACTCAAATGGGGGAAAATGCTAAACTTGCTTTCATACTCTTGGATTGACACTTTCCTGACATGTGCAATTtcattctcttctttcctttttttttttttttacaccaataaagacaaaaacatatgtgaaaaaaacatcattaaaagtCCTATAAGGGTCCTGGAAggttgtaaataaatatataaataaaagatgttctttttgcttttacttCTCTGCAGGTGTGGTAAGACCACTCAGATCCCTCAGTTCATTCTGGACGCCTCGTTAAGTGGTCGAGCCGAGCAGGTGGCCAACATCATCTGTACTCAGCCACGTCGCATCTCTGCCATCTCTGTGGCCCAGAGAGTGGCACAGGAGCGTGCAGAGTGTCTGGGCAACTCAGTGGGCTACCAGATCCGCCTGGAGAGTGTTAGGGTAGGGGCATATTTGACATGTAGATCTAGTATGCAGGATATGAAGCCATCAGCTTTTAGTCACTGAATCATTTGCACCATATTCTGTGTGATTAATTCTGAGCATGGCCATGCTTTATATTATAAAATAACCTCTGCCTCGACtacttctcttttctctgactGCTCTCGTCTGTCAGACGTCTGCCACCAGACTGCTGTACTGCACCACAGGCGTGTTACTGAGGAGACTGGAGGGCGAAGCAGACCTCAAAGGCGTCACACACGTCATTGTGGATGAGGTGCACGAGCGAACGGAGGAGAGGTGAGATTATGCCGATCATGACATACGGTACAGAAAGTGCGCGTTCAAGCTCTTCATGCATTTTGAGTTGTCACTTAATAGTTTTGTCATGTAATCAATCTCAGATGTTAGCTGCTTTTTTGGTCACAGTGTAtctctttatttcatcttttccTTGTCAGTGACTTCCTGCTGTTGGTATTAAAAGACCTGATTGTGCAGAGGCCAGACTTGAAGATCATTCTAATGAGCGCCACACTGAATGCCAACCTCTTCTCTGAGTATTTTTTCAACTGTCCCACTGTCCACATACCAGGTAATAAGCCACATCTGTTGCCATGGTATGTTCATTACATGTTTAACCTCCTTCCAtggattgtttgtttttcctcccacTCAGTAAATCTCTCTTATTTCAGGACGTACTTTTCCTGTCGACCAGTTTTTTCTTGAAGATGCCATCGCTAAAGCCCGGTAAGTACATCATCCTTCACTCCAACAATTGTTTAGctcaatatttttaaaattggtCTTAAATATGAATGTGTAAGGATATTGTTAACTGTTTGTTTCTTGCACTGCCTGAGTAGTCTAGTCAATTTTATGACACCCTTTATCCTTAGAACCTAGATTCAGATAAGGGAAAACTTATAAATAAACTCAGGATGGACAAACATGCAATAGATTGTGTGTGCAGAATAGACCAACAAAGTACAATTACAATATGGACAGTTGGGATGACAATGTTATAGATATATAGATTGTAAACATATCTGAATAATACGGATCTGTTAGGACGTCGAGCAACTTCCAGGTGCCATCAAACCGAACCTGAGCCACAtgacctcctctccactgtGGACATGTGGAAAGAGGACAgacgacacaaacacacgagaGAGTGTGAGGGAGGTCCAGATCCAAATAATCACAATTTATTTTCCCAGCTATGTCATTGAGGATGGAAGTCCTTACATGCGCTCAGGGAAACAGAATTCGTCTTCCACAAGCGGACGAGGAAGCAAAGGAGATCCAAGGGACATGGTGGACGACTTGGGTGATGACATGTGGAACTTCATGTCTTTCTGTAAGAAGGACTTTGTCAAAGACTCTATTCCAGACcagcagctcagcctgcagGAGCTCACGGTCAGATACAAAGGCGAGTCAAGAGCAAATATCATACAAACTAAATGGTAGATTTTTAAACTGTACCTCTAAATTAAAgttttggctttgttttgctgatgaTGCAGATACTAAAAAGTCTGTGCTGAAGACCATTGCTGCAATGGACCTAGACAAGATCAACATGGACCTGGTGGAGAACCTGCTGGAGTGGATTGTAGATGGAAAACACGACTACCCCCCAGGTAAGAATCTAGTCGAGGCACATTCAAAACTCTTTGGAAGTTTTAGTGTGGGCTTTGGTCATGTTGGTGTGACCTTTTGGTGTCTGTATCCAGGTGCAGTGCTCGTGTTTCTGCCAGGCCTGGCTGAGATCAAGATGCTTTACGAGCAGCTCAAATCCAACAGAATGTTCAACAACAGGGGCGCAACCAGGTCTGTGTCTAAAGATGTGTGTGCTTGCAGCAGCTTCAATTCCTGGTTTTGTTAGTGCTCATGAGGATAAAATTCATGCTCTGTGGTGCTTTCTTTCCAACAGGAATTTCTTGATGTCTTTTAAACCAAAACATGTGGACATACAATCCCTAGCTGTCTACAGGATTTAGAACACTGGCTACTGGTCACATGTTAACTAATATGTCTGTGCTTTCCCCTTGCAAGGTGTGTGGTGTACCCCCTTCACTCAACCTTGTCCAATGAGGAGCAGCAGGCGGTTTTCAGCCAGCCCCCAGAGGGTGTCACAAAGATTATCATCTCCACCAACATCGCAGAGACCTCCGTAACCATTGACGACGTGGTGTATGTCATTGACTCTGGCAAGATGAAGGAGAAAAGGTAAACCTGCGTGTAGGGAAAGTGAACAGATCCTGTATGCTGATTCCTTAGCTGTACCCACTTTATGaatatttgtgcattttaatgaaCAATAGTTGTGAATTGTGCCACATTATTGTCGCCACACGTGAAGTAGCCTTATTATCTGCTTGTGTTCCAATTTGACATGAATTGAGTGTTGCACAGCTTGTTTTAAAATTttcatttgccatttttttcttcagataTGATGCATCTAAAAGCATGGAGAGCCTGGAGGACTCGTGGGTTTCTCGAGCCAACGCACTGCAGAGGAAGGGTCGTGCGGGTCGCGTGGCCTCGGGGGTCTGCTTCCACCTCTTCACCAGCCACTGCTTCCAACACCAGCTGGCTGAGCAACAGCTGCCTGAGATCCAGAGAGTGCCTCtggagcagctctgcctccGGTAGATCCATCTGTTTGCTCTTTACACAGCGCCAACCCGCTTTGTTGTCTCTGTAAATGCAAATAATAGAGCTCCATGTATGACATGGCTGTTGGGATTTATTCTTGAAATGAAGGGGAAACTGAGTCAATAGAGGGTGTTCTCTCCAGACAGGCCTCACCTGTAGCACTACAGCAGATTTtaggaaatgaaaaacaccatTTCCACCTTTCTCTGACAGAATCAAGATCCTGGACGTGTTTGCCGAGCAGACGCTGGAGTCGGTCTTCTCTCGGCTCATCGAGCCCCCGGTTATTGGAAGCTTGGACGCAGCCAGGCAGCGCCTGCAGGACCTGGGAGCTCTAACTGCGGTTGAGAAGCTGACCCCTCTGGGCTACCACCTGGCCTGCCTGCCCGTCGACGTGCGCATTGGGAAACTCATGCTGTTCGGTGCCATCTTTCGCTGCCTCGACCCAGCACTCACCATCGCTGCCAGTCTGGCCTTCAAATCGCCATTTGTAAGAAACCACGTGCCACGTGTTGGCATCACAATGCTGATTTTAGAATCTGTTAGCAGTGActtgttatttgtgtttattatttaacAGAGGAGAACCCACATAATCATTATTAGTCATCAAAAAGTGTCTCATTCTACATACTTTCTatatttgttctgtctgtttccaggtgTCTCCATGGGATAAGCGGGAAGAAGCCAATGAGAAGAAGCTGGCCTTTGCTGTTGCCAGTAGTGACCATCTAGCTTTGTTACAGGCATACAAGGTAGTAACGCACAAACAGTGTTTGTATGTAGAAATGTTGACGGTGCTTTTAAAATGATGGATGTGATCGATTCTTTTGCAGGGATGGTGCTGTGCTGCAAAGAATGGCAACCAGGCCGGCTTCCTTTACTGCAGGGAGAACTTTCTGTCTTGGCGAGGCTTACAGGTCAGGCTGTACTCTCTGAAGGGCTTAATGCGTTCTCTTCTGCGATTCGTGTAATGCTGTACATGCAGAGGCCTTTAGTCTTCTTTTCAATGTGCCACTTCTTCACGCATTGAAACctgcagttattttatttttttaagctttgCTTCATATTGAAACAACTGACATGAATCCTGTAATTCAGGCTAAATGTGTTCTTCTTTTTGTGttctcttattttgaaataattgAGTCGTACATTGCTTCAACAATGTCTGTTGTGATGTGTGCAGGAGATCGCCAGTCTGAAGAGACAGTttgctgagctgctgtctgacattGGCTTCATCAAAGAGGGACTGAGGGCCAGAATTATAGAGCGCATGTGCTCTAAAGGCACCGATGGCGTTCTGGAGGCTACCGGACCtgaggtaacacacacacatgcataataGTGCTGGAAGTGTTTTATTTGCCGTTCCAATACATGTTGATATATCATTTGCACAATATTGCTTTGTCCCTTCCAGGCTAACTTGAACTCTGAAAACATCCGGTTGATGTCCGCCATGCTTTGCGCTGCCCTCTATCCCAATGTAGTCCAGGTGTATATTCATTCTTTCTGTCCTTGGaataagaagctgaaaccaatGATAAGTGCGGAAGCGTCTCATGCCTACTGTCTCTACTTGGCTTCACTCTCCTGTGTTTGATCCTTTTGTTCCAGGTACGAGCTCCTCAGGGGAGTTACAAGATGACCAGCAAAGGAGCGATGAAGATGCAGCCCAAAGCCAACGAGCTCCGCTTCATGACCAAGAGCGATGGCTGCGTCCACGTGCACCCCTCGTCTGTCAACTACACAGTGAGATACGAGAGAAAAGACGCCTTGAGGTCAGTGGCTAGTTAGAGCGACAGGCCTTGTGACTcctctttgtgctgcaggttcGCCACTACAACAGCCCCTACCTGGTTTACCACGAGAAAGTGA
This region of Chelmon rostratus isolate fCheRos1 chromosome 22, fCheRos1.pri, whole genome shotgun sequence genomic DNA includes:
- the morn2 gene encoding MORN repeat-containing protein 2, coding for MSDNKERDDLTPQGEGPIKVSYIFPNGDRYEGECSRCASGVMMRSGAGKHTSAGGVIYTGEWLEDKMHGRGTLQHPSGALYEGEFKDNMYHGAGTYTFPDCSTYKGHFHENRLEGEGAFTNTQGLVWTGEFHGKAALGLKMQH
- the dhx57 gene encoding putative ATP-dependent RNA helicase DHX57, with product MNARRRGGKPNRGGGRFNKPKGAGGRGGGGGGGSKKAGAGRWDDDDDFSLDFGPPHSSRPGKGRGGGRGGGRDGGRGRGGVRDRDRDGRGNGRSSAKALPRSLARTSACPKSGDGIRPEVSTMPLQRIFMTNENQEQLKELLRDLQSQDFDEPYDESGSDYSGGEENEEEVDELDHREEGQFWNTNDEPVERAESPDYEPYESDDERPTPEPIISLFAIGKLCRYGFDRERSKQALETGGGEFGATLEQLLHQVFSERYGQKAVTPDGLEGVPMDECLSQREEEALALAAIYGERFSERIANAVWTVTLDLSFLSDNAARNGGQVRSRGGGGAVNIRDVCRYYLKGQGCRFGDKCKFKHQLPTKGRSGAGSPDLTGPSQPGISSYSPPEYELEIRFPKGNRYPFQAPIVAFSTTDNSVGAAGRLSMTERLFGEALAAAKSNEPVVYTLITLCEDETTMNELLAVSHHKYSTPPPVVVIPPPSSIAKSKSVRSNASEESRSSSTSSSNHTTSRRTAPPNNQKFIDLKETAEAEELDEKDEEDVGEAVPVESESYVNLRKKMVNKHNLKIANLLQENGKLCREFQKKQSSRRYGSMLGQRRKLPAWQEKENILDLLDRCQVLVVSGMTGCGKTTQIPQFILDASLSGRAEQVANIICTQPRRISAISVAQRVAQERAECLGNSVGYQIRLESVRTSATRLLYCTTGVLLRRLEGEADLKGVTHVIVDEVHERTEESDFLLLVLKDLIVQRPDLKIILMSATLNANLFSEYFFNCPTVHIPGRTFPVDQFFLEDAIAKARYVIEDGSPYMRSGKQNSSSTSGRGSKGDPRDMVDDLGDDMWNFMSFCKKDFVKDSIPDQQLSLQELTVRYKDTKKSVLKTIAAMDLDKINMDLVENLLEWIVDGKHDYPPGAVLVFLPGLAEIKMLYEQLKSNRMFNNRGATRCVVYPLHSTLSNEEQQAVFSQPPEGVTKIIISTNIAETSVTIDDVVYVIDSGKMKEKRYDASKSMESLEDSWVSRANALQRKGRAGRVASGVCFHLFTSHCFQHQLAEQQLPEIQRVPLEQLCLRIKILDVFAEQTLESVFSRLIEPPVIGSLDAARQRLQDLGALTAVEKLTPLGYHLACLPVDVRIGKLMLFGAIFRCLDPALTIAASLAFKSPFVSPWDKREEANEKKLAFAVASSDHLALLQAYKGWCCAAKNGNQAGFLYCRENFLSWRGLQEIASLKRQFAELLSDIGFIKEGLRARIIERMCSKGTDGVLEATGPEANLNSENIRLMSAMLCAALYPNVVQVRAPQGSYKMTSKGAMKMQPKANELRFMTKSDGCVHVHPSSVNYTVRHYNSPYLVYHEKVKTSRVFIRDCSMVSVYPLVLFGGGQVNMELHKGEFVISLDDGWIRFVAASHQVAELVKELRWELDQLLEDKIRNPSMDLCSCPRGSRIIHMIVHLISTQ